ACTCGGCAGCGGCCTCGTCCTTCTTCTCAGCCTTCTTCTTCTGGGTGATCGCCTCACCCTTGCCCTCGTCTTCACCGCCGAGGGCCTCGAACGACGGACGCGTGGCCTTGGGCTCGGCGACGAGCAGCGGCGCCGGAGCGGGCTCGCCCTTGAACTTCTGCCAGTCGCCGGTCTTCTTCAGGATGGCGAGCACGGGCTCCGTCGGCTGAGCGCCGACACCGAGCCAGTACGCCACACGCTCGGCGTCCACCTCGATGACCGACGGGTTGTAGGTCGGGTGGTACTTGCCGATCTCCTCGATGGCCCGGCCGTCACGGCGGGTACGGGAGTCGGCGACGACGATGCGGTAGTGAGGCGAACGGATCTTGCCCAGACGCTTCAGCTTGATCTTGACTGCCACGGGAGTGGGTTCTCCTGGATTTGACGTGGTTGGGCACGGCGGAACTGCCGCGTGGGGTTGCGGTACCCGAGTGCCCGATGGACGCGTCAGCCGGAGGAGAGAGGGGTCCTGTGCGGCTGTCGAGTACAGCTAGCCATTGTGCCACACCCCGCCGGGCGCTCCCGGCCGAGGGTGCGCCCCGTACCGGCCGGCGGCGCGGGAACGGCGCGTGCGCGGTCCGCCCCGGGACACGGGGCGTCACCGTCGTGCGGTCCGCCGCGCGGGTGCAGGAGCGGCGGCCGGACCGCCGCTCCCGCACCCGCGCTCCGTGCCCGGTTCGACCGGCAGCCACGAGATGCCGGTGCGCCGCGGGCCCGCGGTCACGCCGCGCCGGCCACCTCCGGGATCCGGAAGGGCTTGCCGCAGCCGCCGCAGACGATCGGGGCCTGGGCCAGGACCGAGGGGACCACCCGGACGTTGCGGCCGCAGTCGCAGACCGCCTTGACGCGGACGCCACCGCCGGAGGAGCCGTGCCGGGCGGCCGGGCCGCGGAAGGTGCGGGAGGTGTCGGAGGAGGTGGCCGCCGTGTGCGCCTTCAGCGCGCGCTGCAGCCGCTCGATGGTCGGGCGGTAGCGCCGCTTCGCCTCGGGGTTGAGCGTGACCAGCGAGAAACCGCTGCTGGGGTGCGGCTCCTCGGAGTGGTCCAGACCCAGTTCCTCGGCGATCGCGAGGAAGCGGCGGTTGTGGTAGCGGCCGGCCCGGGAGGTGTCGCGGACCCCGCGGGCGGCGGCGATGCCGTGGACTGCCTCATGGAGCAGTCGTTCGAAGGAGAGTTCGTGTCCGCACGCGGACGACGACTCCCCGATCAGGGACTCCGGCGCGGCGAGGTCCGGCAGCTCGGGGTGGTACCGCTGAATGTCGGCCCACGCCTGCGCCAGCTCCGCGGCGAGAACAGGTGGTGTCTGTGTCGTGCTCACGTAATCACAACGAGCGGGGGTACCGCTGTGTTCCTATTCCGGGGCATCCCAAATAATTTGCACGTACCCGTCAGTTGGCACCGATGCGGCCTGACGAGGGCGGGTGCGCTGATCTGCGGAGAAGCCTCACAGCCCGTACCAAGCTGGTGCGTAGGCCACGGCACGGTCCGGCGCACGGGCGCGGACGCGGCGGGGATCGGCGGATGCGCAAGGGGCGATTCGGCCGCTTCGGGGACCGGGCCGCCGTCTC
This is a stretch of genomic DNA from Streptomyces sp. TG1A-8. It encodes these proteins:
- the rpsP gene encoding 30S ribosomal protein S16, producing the protein MAVKIKLKRLGKIRSPHYRIVVADSRTRRDGRAIEEIGKYHPTYNPSVIEVDAERVAYWLGVGAQPTEPVLAILKKTGDWQKFKGEPAPAPLLVAEPKATRPSFEALGGEDEGKGEAITQKKKAEKKDEAAAESESTEA